Proteins from a genomic interval of Papaver somniferum cultivar HN1 chromosome 4, ASM357369v1, whole genome shotgun sequence:
- the LOC113274871 gene encoding cell division protein FtsY homolog, chloroplastic-like, translating into MASHSNLSSFLSPPPSSSSSSPKSYLHPLNLSQTRFLPNGYTRTNSNSPPPRFICSAGQTGFFSKLGRLIKEKAKSDVEKIFSGFSKTRENLSVIDELLMMWNLSDTDKVLDELEEALLVSDFGPKITFKIVDSLREDILSGKLKSGSEIKEALKKFVLDLLTSKQGNKSELQLGFRKPAVIMIVGVNGGGKTTSLGKLAFRLKKEGVKILMAAGDTFRAAAGDQLEIWAERTGSEIVMPENDKAKASAVLSQAVKRGKQEGFDLVLCDTSGRLHTNFDLMEELITCKKSLGKVVAGAPNEILLVLDGTTGLNMLPQAREFNGVVGITGLILTKLDGSARGGCVVSVVDELGIPIKFVGVGEGVEDLQPFDAQAFVDAIFS; encoded by the exons ATGGCTTCTCACTCAAATCTATCCTCCTTTCTCTCCCCTcctccttcatcatcttcttcttcaccaaagtCATACCTACACCCACTAAACCTCTCACAAACCCGGTTCCTACCAAATGGATACACAAGGACTAACTCCAATTCTCCTCCTCCCCGTTTCATTTGCTCAGCAGGTCAAACAGGGTTCTTTTCCAAACTAGGAAGGTTAATTAAAGAGAAAGCTAAAAGTGATGTTGAGAAAATCTTCTCTGGGTTTTCAAAAACTAGAGAAAATCTATCTGTAATTGATGAGCTTCTTATGATGTGGAATTTATCTGATACTGATAAAGTTTTAGATGAGCTTGAAGAG GCTTTACTTGTTTCTGATTTTGGTCCTAAAATCACATTTAAGATTGTTGATAGTTTAAGGGAGGATATTTTAAGTGGGAAGCTCAAATCTGGTTCTGAGATTAAG GAAGCTTTGAAGAAATTTGTGCTTGATTTGCTAACAAGCAAACAAGGGAATAAGTCAGAACTTCAACTTGGGTTCAG GAAACCTGCGGTAATTATGATCGTTGGTGTAAATGGAGGAGGGAAGACTACTTCATTAG GAAAGCTTGCATTTAGGTTAAAGAAAGAAGGGGTAAAG ATATTAATGGCAGCTGGTGATACATTTAGAGCAGCTGCTGGTGATCAATTGGAAATTTGGGCCGAGAGGACAGGCTCAGAAATAGTTATGCCTGAAAATGATAAAGCTAAAGCTTCAGCAG TTCTTTCACAGGCTGTCAAAAGAGGAAAACAAGAGGGCTTTGATCTAGTTTTGTGCGACACATCTGGAC GACTGCACACTAACTTCGATCTGATGGAAGAGTTGATAACATGCAAGAAATCTCTCGGTAAAGTGGTTGCAGGTGCCCCAAAT GAAATCTTGCTTGTTCTTGACGGAACAACTGGTCTAAATATGCTCCCACAAGCACGAGAGTTTAACGGA GTGGTTGGTATTACAGGTTTAATATTGACGAAACTTGACGGTTCTGCTAGAGGTGGCTGTGTG GTCAGCGTCGTGGATGAACTTGGCATCCCAATAAAGTTTGTGGGTGTTGGTGAGGGAGTTGAAGACTTGCAACCGTTCGACGCCCAGGCCTTTGTTGATGCCATTTTCTCTTAA